One genomic region from Vallitalea longa encodes:
- a CDS encoding extracellular solute-binding protein — protein MKKMFKQSITVLLVGILVISIIGCGKTDTVEGGSDDINATKQISENINLTGYPIAKEPITLTMTGRQGASKDWQNTIQLEQFKEQFGLDIKAEPYSNDSWKTQFTLMLSTNELTDIVVNSATSLTELNQYGEQGYFLPLNEYLDYMPNFKARLEEYPEWKAAITAPDGNIYAIAKLNVTLIGQIPRIFLNKTWLDNVGMEEPTNLDELYEVLKAFKEKDANGNGDANDEIPLSYDRDAYWYTDIPLLSAFGLYGFARDYLLIEDGGTVSSGNITDNYKAYLKYMRKLYSEGLIDQEAYIQTKQELEAKANEDRIGLLGCPSAPFAVAKKDNSWDRNWTSVGGLTEEAGQQGVIPLKNRVIDSGVFIVNANTKHPIAIARLIDYLCTDKGDFTGSHGFEGYSYEFIEMEGVNVVTMMLPEGYKSKEEYRQQKAIIQGAFSLLQNSINGYAEEAAIKMSDERLEEVMADPDSSEFSYWMLLMERLRRKENIEHKKTVPKLVYTEEEGKRVAILKTDIVTFIDTAVAQFVTGEVDIDEGWDNYVTTLKKMGLEELIKIEQTAYDRMFK, from the coding sequence ATGAAAAAAATGTTTAAGCAAAGCATTACAGTTTTATTAGTTGGGATACTAGTGATATCAATAATTGGTTGCGGTAAAACAGATACTGTTGAGGGTGGTTCAGATGACATCAACGCAACTAAGCAAATAAGTGAAAATATTAATTTGACAGGTTATCCCATTGCTAAAGAGCCTATAACACTTACAATGACAGGTAGACAAGGGGCTTCAAAGGATTGGCAAAACACAATTCAACTTGAACAGTTTAAAGAACAATTTGGACTTGATATTAAAGCAGAACCTTATTCTAACGATTCATGGAAAACACAATTTACATTAATGCTATCTACGAATGAACTAACAGATATTGTAGTAAATAGTGCAACATCATTAACTGAATTAAATCAATATGGCGAGCAAGGATATTTTCTACCATTGAATGAATACTTAGACTATATGCCTAATTTTAAAGCTAGATTAGAAGAGTATCCAGAATGGAAAGCAGCTATTACAGCACCTGATGGTAACATCTATGCAATAGCTAAATTAAATGTAACTCTGATTGGACAGATTCCTAGAATTTTCTTGAATAAAACTTGGCTTGATAATGTAGGGATGGAAGAACCTACTAATCTTGATGAACTTTATGAAGTGCTGAAAGCTTTTAAAGAAAAAGATGCTAATGGAAATGGGGATGCCAATGATGAGATTCCTTTATCGTATGATCGTGATGCGTATTGGTATACAGATATTCCTCTTTTATCAGCATTTGGCTTGTATGGATTTGCACGAGACTATTTGTTGATTGAAGACGGTGGGACTGTTTCGTCAGGAAATATTACGGACAACTATAAAGCATACTTAAAATATATGAGAAAACTTTATTCAGAAGGTTTAATAGATCAAGAGGCATATATTCAAACTAAACAAGAGCTGGAAGCTAAAGCAAATGAAGATCGTATTGGACTTTTGGGTTGCCCTTCGGCACCATTTGCAGTAGCTAAAAAAGATAACTCTTGGGATAGAAATTGGACATCTGTAGGCGGGTTGACTGAGGAAGCAGGACAACAAGGAGTAATTCCGTTGAAAAATAGGGTTATAGATAGTGGAGTGTTTATTGTAAATGCAAATACAAAGCATCCTATAGCAATTGCACGTTTAATTGATTACCTTTGTACAGATAAAGGGGATTTCACTGGATCTCATGGATTTGAAGGATATTCTTATGAATTTATAGAAATGGAAGGAGTTAATGTTGTCACTATGATGTTGCCAGAAGGTTATAAATCAAAAGAGGAATATAGACAGCAAAAGGCAATCATTCAAGGTGCATTTTCTTTATTACAGAATTCAATAAATGGTTATGCTGAGGAAGCCGCAATTAAAATGTCTGATGAACGTCTTGAAGAAGTTATGGCTGATCCAGACAGTAGCGAATTTAGCTATTGGATGTTATTAATGGAGCGATTAAGACGTAAAGAAAATATTGAACATAAAAAGACTGTACCAAAGCTTGTTTATACAGAAGAAGAAGGTAAAAGAGTAGCCATATTAAAAACAGATATTGTGACATTTATTGATACAGCTGTAGCTCAGTTTGTAACTGG
- a CDS encoding carbohydrate ABC transporter permease, producing the protein MVDLKRKNKIKVTLSGFIFDRINNLVLFVIVLITLYPMIYILMASISNGNELIKHTGILLWPKGKATLAAYEMVLGNPSIIRGFAISVFIVVAGTSISLILTSMGAYFLSRKNVLFGTPIMMFIAFTMFFRGGLVPEFLIYKELGFVNNIWAPILPFAINTFNLIILRTAFFGIPDSLEESARIDGAGHVTILTKIMLPLLKPTLAVITLYYAVYYWNSWFWPSLLIRDKSMHPLQVIMRDILIASDSEMLQNTEDIVSETVKFATIMVSTIPILFVYPYLQKYFVKGVMIGAVKG; encoded by the coding sequence ATGGTAGATTTGAAAAGAAAAAATAAAATTAAAGTTACACTATCAGGATTTATATTTGATCGTATAAATAATTTGGTTCTGTTTGTGATTGTACTTATAACACTTTATCCGATGATTTATATTCTAATGGCCTCAATCAGTAATGGAAATGAGCTTATCAAACATACAGGGATTTTATTATGGCCAAAGGGAAAGGCAACATTGGCTGCCTATGAAATGGTTTTGGGAAATCCGTCAATTATAAGAGGATTTGCTATTTCTGTATTTATCGTAGTTGCTGGTACAAGTATATCTCTGATATTGACAAGTATGGGAGCTTATTTTCTTTCGAGAAAAAATGTGCTTTTTGGAACACCGATAATGATGTTTATAGCATTTACAATGTTTTTTAGAGGTGGATTGGTTCCAGAATTTTTGATTTATAAAGAACTAGGCTTTGTTAATAATATATGGGCACCTATACTTCCATTTGCGATAAATACATTTAATCTTATCATTCTTAGAACTGCTTTTTTTGGTATTCCGGACAGTTTAGAAGAATCCGCAAGAATAGATGGAGCAGGTCATGTTACTATATTAACTAAAATTATGTTGCCCTTGCTGAAGCCTACATTGGCTGTTATAACATTGTATTATGCTGTTTATTATTGGAATTCATGGTTTTGGCCATCTTTGCTTATCAGAGATAAAAGCATGCATCCACTTCAGGTTATTATGCGGGACATACTCATCGCGTCAGATTCGGAGATGCTTCAAAACACTGAAGATATTGTATCAGAAACGGTCAAATTTGCAACAATTATGGTCTCAACAATACCAATCTTATTTGTGTATCCATACCTACAGAAATACTTTGTAAAAGGTGTTATGATTGGTGCAGTAAAAGGCTAA
- a CDS encoding ABC transporter permease, with the protein MKKNYIHIIKSDFKRNKVLYLIILPVLIYFILFRYLPMYGATIAFKDFTPMKGIAGSEFVGFKHFLKFFKSFYFFRVLKNTFTLSFLQILFGFPIPIIFAILLNEVSNKYFKKVVQTVTYLPHFISLVVIAGMITQFSSQNGIFNDLLVYFGGTRESLLQNPDNFRFIYIASDIWQKAGWESIIYLAALMGIDSSLYEAAGIDGANRFKKILHVTLPGLTPTIIIMLIIRIGRVMEVGFEKIILLYNPATYEVADVISSYVYRVGLIDLNWSYSSAVGIFNAIINLSFLFMANKISRRYTGGGLW; encoded by the coding sequence ATGAAGAAAAACTATATTCATATCATAAAATCAGATTTTAAAAGGAATAAAGTTCTCTATCTTATAATTTTACCTGTGCTCATTTACTTTATATTATTTAGATATTTGCCTATGTATGGTGCAACTATAGCATTTAAAGATTTCACACCCATGAAAGGAATTGCAGGTAGTGAATTTGTAGGATTTAAACACTTTTTAAAGTTTTTTAAAAGTTTCTATTTTTTTAGAGTATTGAAAAATACCTTTACATTAAGTTTTCTACAAATTCTTTTTGGATTTCCCATACCAATAATTTTTGCTATTTTACTTAATGAAGTTTCAAATAAATATTTTAAAAAAGTGGTTCAAACAGTCACCTATTTACCGCACTTTATTTCCTTAGTTGTTATTGCAGGAATGATTACCCAATTTAGCTCTCAAAATGGCATATTTAATGATTTACTTGTTTACTTTGGAGGAACAAGAGAATCTTTGCTGCAAAATCCTGACAATTTTAGATTTATTTATATTGCCTCGGATATTTGGCAAAAAGCAGGGTGGGAATCTATTATATATTTAGCTGCATTAATGGGAATTGATTCAAGTCTTTATGAAGCAGCAGGAATTGATGGAGCTAATCGCTTCAAAAAAATACTTCATGTTACTCTACCTGGATTGACGCCAACAATAATCATTATGCTAATAATACGTATTGGAAGAGTGATGGAAGTAGGGTTTGAAAAAATTATTCTTTTGTACAATCCCGCGACTTATGAAGTTGCAGATGTTATCTCCTCATATGTCTATAGAGTTGGACTCATTGACTTAAACTGGAGCTATAGTTCAGCTGTTGGAATATTTAATGCAATCATTAATCTTAGCTTTTTGTTTATGGCGAATAAGATTAGTAGAAGATATACAGGTGGTGGATTATGGTAG
- a CDS encoding extracellular solute-binding protein — MKKANVKCISLLLIMIMMLSLLAGCGKTENKVSNESEVMNQVETKNNEEVETEVSEVYPLEGDHKLTYWVNFFSHPEYATQGETPLYKEVTKRTGVQTEWIVQSAPEAFSLLAASGELPDLVLYNFITSYPGGPQAALDQGLILPLNDYMQYAPNLMKYLEENPEVDKQIKTDDGIYYCFPRIRGGELLQTFAGPMVRKDLLEQNGLDTPVTIDDWHKTLTVFKDLGIQSPLTSEMGIIKSTNAFVGAYNTSFDMHLENGKIVYGPIQPGFKEFLKTFSKWYQEGLIDKDIASLDKAQVAAKMTSGQAVAAVGHTGSRMGAWLTAMADDSNYGLIPTQYPVLIAGDYPEFGQSDLTFSGIGTSISTKCEDIEAAMRLLDYGYSEEGHMLYNFGIEGESYEMIDGYPTYTEYIMNNPDGKNVGEMLMAYTHSAYFGPMIQDIRYMEQYSQYQEQKDAINIWKDTNVKNRQLPLVTLSKEEVDNVASIQSEITAYADEFFYKVLFGTLDVEAEWDNYVETINKMGLNEMLSAYETALERYNNR, encoded by the coding sequence ATGAAAAAAGCAAATGTCAAATGTATATCATTATTACTAATTATGATAATGATGCTTAGCCTACTTGCAGGTTGTGGTAAAACAGAAAATAAAGTCTCAAATGAATCAGAAGTAATGAATCAAGTAGAAACGAAAAATAATGAGGAAGTAGAAACAGAAGTATCTGAAGTATATCCTTTAGAGGGTGACCACAAATTAACATATTGGGTTAACTTTTTTTCTCATCCAGAATATGCAACTCAAGGAGAAACTCCCTTGTATAAAGAAGTAACAAAAAGAACTGGTGTACAAACGGAATGGATTGTACAATCAGCACCGGAAGCATTTAGCTTGCTGGCGGCATCAGGAGAATTACCAGATCTAGTACTATATAACTTTATCACAAGTTATCCGGGAGGGCCTCAAGCCGCACTCGATCAAGGGCTAATATTACCTTTAAATGATTATATGCAATATGCGCCAAACCTTATGAAATATTTAGAAGAAAATCCGGAAGTTGACAAACAAATCAAAACAGATGATGGAATTTATTACTGTTTTCCTAGAATTCGAGGTGGAGAATTGTTACAAACATTTGCTGGTCCAATGGTTAGAAAGGACTTGCTTGAACAAAATGGTCTTGATACACCTGTAACGATTGATGATTGGCATAAAACCTTAACCGTATTTAAAGATTTAGGTATTCAATCTCCCTTAACATCAGAGATGGGTATTATTAAATCAACTAATGCATTTGTAGGTGCGTATAATACTTCTTTTGATATGCATCTTGAAAATGGAAAAATTGTCTATGGTCCAATACAACCAGGATTTAAAGAATTTCTAAAAACATTTTCAAAATGGTATCAAGAAGGATTGATTGACAAAGATATCGCTAGTCTTGATAAAGCACAAGTGGCGGCTAAAATGACTTCAGGACAGGCGGTAGCGGCTGTTGGACATACAGGTAGTCGTATGGGAGCATGGCTAACAGCTATGGCAGATGATTCTAATTATGGATTGATTCCTACACAATATCCTGTTCTTATTGCAGGCGATTATCCCGAATTTGGACAGAGTGATCTTACTTTTAGTGGAATTGGAACTAGTATTAGTACTAAATGTGAAGATATTGAAGCAGCCATGCGACTTTTAGATTATGGTTATAGCGAAGAGGGTCATATGCTTTATAATTTTGGTATCGAAGGTGAAAGTTATGAGATGATTGATGGTTATCCGACCTATACCGAATATATTATGAACAATCCAGATGGTAAAAATGTTGGAGAGATGTTGATGGCATATACACATTCTGCCTACTTTGGACCAATGATCCAAGATATACGTTACATGGAACAATATTCTCAGTATCAAGAACAAAAAGATGCAATTAATATTTGGAAAGATACAAACGTTAAAAATAGACAATTACCTCTAGTGACACTTTCAAAAGAAGAAGTAGATAATGTTGCTTCGATTCAAAGTGAAATTACAGCTTATGCGGACGAATTCTTCTATAAAGTATTATTCGGTACATTAGATGTTGAAGCAGAATGGGACAATTATGTCGAAACAATTAATAAAATGGGGCTCAATGAAATGCTGTCAGCATATGAAACAGCACTTGAAAGATATAATAATCGTTAA